The window GTTGGAAGAGAGAACAGGCCTGAAAGATCTTGTGAAGAAGTTTCTGGATGAGCCCGTAGAAGGGGGTGCGAAGTGGTCGTATGTTTTCGGCAGTGCCCTGGTAATCGTCTTCATGATGCAGATTGTCTCAGGCGTAATCCTGTCGACAGGATACTCCGCATCAGCGACGGATGCGTGGGGGAGCGTCCATTATATCCAGGAACAAACCCTGTCCGGGTGGTTTGTGCGGGGGATGCATAACGTAGGTTCCAGCGCGATGATGGTGCTTGCGATACTCCATATCACGCAAACGGTCATCTTCGGGGCCTACAAGAAGCCTCGTGAGTTAAATTGGATATCCGGGGTCTTTATGCTCTTTATCATCCTTGCCTTCGGACTTACCGGTTACCTGCTTCCGTGGGACCAGAAGGGGTACTGGGCTACGCAGGTGGCGACGAGCATCCTCGGGCTGATCCCCGAGCTTGGAGACTTTGTAAAGGGAGTGGTCCAGGGGGGAATGATTATGGCAACCTGACGCTGACACGGTTTTATAGTTTTCACGTTTTCTTTCTTCCTGCCGGCCTGATGACGTTTATGGCCATCCACCTCTATTTATTCAGAAGACACGGGGTGACTCCGCACTGGAAGCCGGATGAGTCAGAGCTCAAGAGGAAGACACAGCCCTTTTGGCCGGACCAGATATTCAAGGATGTGGTGGCAGCCGTGGTTGTATTTGCCATCATGGCGGCAGTCGTCTGGTACCGGCACGGAGCAGAGTTACAGTCTCCGGCGGATCCGAGTTCGCAGTATATGGCGCGCCCCGAGTGGTATTTCCTCTTCCTGTTTCAACTGTTAAAATATTTTGAAGCCGATATGGAGGTTGTCGGCGCCATTATCCTTCCGACCATTGCAGCGCTGTTAATGCTTGCAATACCATTTCTTGACAGGGGGAGAGCCGCTCACCGGTAAAACGGTTACCCTTTATCGGGGGGTTCGTGGCGGCGATGGCGGGTGTGGTCTGCCTGACGCTCATGTCAATGGTGAGTGATTCGCGGGATGAGCGGTTATTAGCGCAGAAGGAGGAGTCTGAAGTGATGGCGGACAGGGCGATCGAGTTGGCGGTACTTGGAATTCCCCCAGGGCGGAGCATCGGTGTTTACGAACGACCCGTTGTATGTGGGCGAGGGGGTGTTCCGTGAGCACTGTATAACGTGTCACGGTTACCGGGAGGAGGGGGTAATTCAGCCCCTGATATGACGGGGTATAATTCGCGATCATGGTTGAGGGGTTTCTTCCGGAACCCGAATGCGGTCAGATATTATGGAAATACCCATTTCCGGGAGATGCCGGAAAGCGTCATGGGGGAAGAAGATTTGTCCTATCTGATAGACTTTCTGCTGGCGCAGTCAGAGCCCGAAACGGCGGTGGATCCGATATTGAGGGAGATAGGAGAGACGATTCTGGAGCAGGAGGGGTGTTACAACTGCCATACGTATAAGGGGAAAGGGGGAAAATTTGCGCCTACCCTGGACGGCTTTGCGTCAGATGAATGGTTAAGGGGTATGATAGAAGATGCCGGGCAGGAGAAGTATTTCGGCAGGTACAACACGATGCCGTCATTCAAGGAGGAGATAGGAAGGGATGAGATGGATAAACTGATCTTGTTTATCCAGAGTTTACGAAGTGAATCCGACCTGGTATTGCCGGAGTGAATTGCTGAAAAAAATAATATTTTGTAGAAGAAAAATGACGACAATAGAGAAAAAGTAAAGAGAGTCAGGCTGTAGAGCTGAAGGTTTTGGCATCATTGAAAAGCTGATGATTTCACAAAGTTATGTTGATTTGAGGCTTCTTTTTGATACATAAGGTGCGTTTCGCTGAGAAATTGCTCTGCAAAACGCACTTTTTTCCTGTTTTAAATTTCCCAAGACAGGAGATCCGGATTACGATGGGAGAAAGGAGAAGTGCATATATGATGAAAAAAAAAGAATCTGTTTGTTCGGTTTTATGTATTCGTATTGACATTATGTGTCAGCACTGATTTTTCAACCAAAGAGGCAGAGGCGGTTGAAATCATCACGCACTGGGTGCCGCACGAAGTATACGGTATGCCTGGCGATCCTGACAACTCTGGTAAGGTGTTCTTTTCAGGTCTGTATGCCAAATACATGGGGTATCCGGAAGGAGCGCCACCATATCCTGGTAAATACAGCCGATTCTGGAGAACACTTCCAGCATATCGTTATTACCTCCCGGATTTCATGTATAACAGGGACGAGATCAGGCCGTCTAACCCAATCAAGGGGCAGTTCAGACTTCAAGAATGTCTTGGCTGCCACTCAGTGGTTACCCCTGGTATCGTAAGGGATTATGAGAAGAGTGCACATGCCAAGGCTGAACCCAGCCCGACTGGATGTGACACTTGTCATGGTAATAACCATCAGAAGCTTTTGATGCCGAGCTCAAAATCTTGTGGTGTAAGCGATTGCCACGAAGAGCAGTATGTACAAAATATGCAAGGAGGAATCGGATCACACGGATCGTGTGCAAGCTTCGCTCAGATAGAATGTGCATGGTCAATTGAGAGACCTCCGGGAGATACAGCCGGATGTACTTTCTGCCATACAAGCTCAGAAGAGCGTTGCAGCACATGTCACCAGAGACATCAGTTCGATCCTGCAATAGCAAGACGATCAGAACAGTGCAAGACCTGTCACTGGGGTAAAGACCACAGGGATTGGGAAGCATATGATATCTCAATACATGGAGTTGTGTATCAGGTCAACAAGAACGATCCAAGCAACTTCGATTTCTCGAAGAAGCTTTCTGATGCTGATTACGTAGGACCTACCTGTCAGTATTGTCATATGAGAGGCGGCCATCACAATGTGCAGAGACTGTCAACCGTATACACCAGCATGGGTATGTCGAATGCGGACAGAGGTGCACCTCTTTGGAAAGAGAAGAGAGACACCTGGGTATCGGTATGCGACGATTGTCACTCACCAAGGTTTGCAAGAGAGAACCTGCAGGCGATGGACGAGGCATGTAAAGATGCCGGTCTTAAGTATACGGAGACGTTCAAGATTGCAGAGAACCTGCAGCTCGATGGTATGGGCGAGCCTATGCCGAAGGATCTGGCACCTGACTGGAGTGGTCAGCACATATGGAGTTTGAAGATTGGTGCGTACCATGATGGCCCCGAATACGGCGGAAAATCAGGTGAGTCTGGTGAGTTCAGAATGTCGAACTGCTCAGACATTGAAAGGGTCTGTTTTGAGAGTGTTGGATACTGGATGACTTACATATTCAAAGGCATGGCACACGGTTCATGGAACGATGCAACCTACTGTGACGGTTCCTTTGGTATGGACAGATGGCTTGTGAAGGCAAAGGCAGCTGCTGAGCAGGCGAGAAGGTTTACGGCAATAGAGAAGAAGGTTGGAATCAACTGGGTGCCACAGGATTTCTGGAGGCATGGCGATTGGTTAGAACAGTTGTCTGGATGGAAGATAGTGAAGGAGTATCCTGGAAAGACAATATTCGATCTTTGTCCTGAGCCAGGCTGGCTTGATACACATCATGCACCAGCTGAGGAAGTGGAATACATAAACAGAAAGCTTAAAGAGCTGGGTATGACTGCCGGTTCACACAGTGCGCATGAGCAGCATTCCGGTGACCATGATCCTAATGCAAGATCCATGAAAGCACATTAATATTTTTCATGGTTTCTTGAGATGTTTAGGTAATGAGCAGTTCTGTTAGCAGTTTATAAGTAGACAGGGAGCTGGGTATATACCCGGTTCCCCTGTTTTGTATAATGTTATCATGAAAAAGCATCCATTTTTCTGTGGACTTTTTCATGATAACATTATAGGCTATTGTCTGCGGTTTTCGGCTTTTGATTACTTTATCATAATTTTGTGCACAGGGGTAAGTGTATTTCTAATTTTGAGTGATAAAAACTTATGAAAATTAGGTTGATATGCAGAAATATCGGGTGAGGAGAAAAATGTATACGTGTATTGCGAGAAAAATGAGTGCGGTAAGTAGTTTGCTGATGGTTGTTTTCCTGATAGTAGTGACTGGTTGTGAAAAGGCAAAAAATCATGTTGAGACGGGGCAGGCATTGCTTGATCAGGGTAAAGTTGAGGAGGCCTCGGTTGAATTCAAAAAGGCAGTAGAAAATGATCCCAAACTGGCAGAGGCGTATTTTAATCTGGGAAACGCCTATGTAAAGAAACAGATGTTTGATGAGGCGATCGAGAATTATAGAAAAGCGATCGGCATAAATCCTGAATACAAAGATGCATATAAACAGATGGTCGACACTTTTGTTACAATCGGGCCACCTGCAACGGAGTTTGAGAAAAGGAGGAACAGGCTTGAAGAAGAGCCGGACAGCGTTATGGCTCACCTGGATATGGGAGTATTTCTTCACAGTCTGGATCAGACAGAGAAGGCGATAGAGGAGTACGAACAGGCCCTGGCATTACAGCCTGAGAATCCTTTTATCTATTATAATCTGGCGGTCGCGTATCAGGATATGGCCCTCTTTGAGGAGAAGGCGATACCGCTTTATTTAAAGTCTATCGAATTAGATCCCTCGTATGACAAGGCTCACTACAACCTCGCGGTTTCCTACCTTAAGATCAACAACCTTGAAAAGGCAATGCAGGAATATGAGAAAACATTAGAAATTAATCCGAATTATGCTGACGTATATGTAGATTATGGGATGATCAGTATAAAAGGAAAAGACTTTGACAAGGCAATGGAACACTATGAAAAGGCCCTTGAGATCAATCCAAATTGCATAGCGGCATATTATCAGAAAGGTATTGTGTATGCTTTTCAGGAGAAATATGACGAGGCGTTGGCTCAAAACAAGAAGGTGTTAGAGCTGAATCCTGACCACACAAACGCACAATTCAATATTGCTGTTGTCTACCACAAAAAGGGAGACCTGGAGAGGGCATTACAGGAATATAATAAGGTGATAATCATTGACCGAATTTACGAAGATGCTTATTATAATAGAGGTCAGGTATATGCATCAATGGGTGATACACCCAAGGCTTACAGCGATTACATAAGTTATAGCAGGATTGTGAAAGCGAAGACTGGCAGAGAGGCGGCAGCAGTGGCATTGCGCGGTGTTGACGATGAGAAGGTCGAAAGCTTTATGGTTCCAAGTTTCAAGGACTGGCTGCTGGAATACGAATGATGTGCCGGTAATGGTTGGATAACAATACAAGTACTCTGGATGTATGTAGATTTTCGTTTTACCGGTAAATAAATCAGCAGATGACATTTTCTTGAGCCGAAGAACATGAGGCGCAGAGAAAATGGTGTGTAGCTGTAGCATGGAACGCTGCCCACTGTTCTACAGATCTGGCCGGTGGAGGTGAAGTTGCTATTTTAAAAGAGGTGCGCAGGGTGCGCTTGACCTCGATAATGTTTTTTTGGTGTTAAAATCAGGTAATAAGACAATGAAAAAGTATGCTTATGTTGTAGTTGTTTTTATGGTTTTTTTTATCATGAGTTGTGAAAAGGCCGCAGACCATGTTAAGATCGGCGATACACTCATCCTGGAGGGAAAGGCGGAGGATGCCATTGAGGAGTACAAAAAGGCTATTCAGATAGATGCCGATAAAGCGGAGGTATATTATAAACTGGGAGAGGCATATCTGAAAAAAGAGATGTTGGAAGATGCGGTGACGGTGTTCAGAAAAGCTGTTGAAATTCGTCCTGATTATGTTGATGCACATAAGAAACTGAATGAAACATTTGGGAAAATCGGTGTGCCGTTAGATGAGATGACTCTATGCAAAAATGCTATTGAGAGTAATCCAAAAGATATTGATGCCCGGTTGCGTCTGGGGGTATTATATCTGAAGTTAAGGAATATGGAATCGGCCTTTGAGCAATTTAAGGCTGTTCTGGAAATAGTTCCTTATAATGCCGAAGCGCACTTTCTTCTTGGAGTAGCATATCAGGATTTTAATCTGCTTGAAAATGCCATACCTTCTTACGAAAAGACAATTGAGCTGAAGCCTGGTCATGAAAAGGCGTATTATAACCTGGGCATTGCATATATTGCTACAGGCGAATACGATAAGGCGTTAAAGCACCTCCTGGAAGCAGAGGCATTGGGACCTGACAATAAAGAT is drawn from Candidatus Scalindua sp. and contains these coding sequences:
- a CDS encoding cytochrome c, coding for MTGYNSRSWLRGFFRNPNAVRYYGNTHFREMPESVMGEEDLSYLIDFLLAQSEPETAVDPILREIGETILEQEGCYNCHTYKGKGGKFAPTLDGFASDEWLRGMIEDAGQEKYFGRYNTMPSFKEEIGRDEMDKLILFIQSLRSESDLVLPE
- a CDS encoding tetratricopeptide repeat protein: MYTCIARKMSAVSSLLMVVFLIVVTGCEKAKNHVETGQALLDQGKVEEASVEFKKAVENDPKLAEAYFNLGNAYVKKQMFDEAIENYRKAIGINPEYKDAYKQMVDTFVTIGPPATEFEKRRNRLEEEPDSVMAHLDMGVFLHSLDQTEKAIEEYEQALALQPENPFIYYNLAVAYQDMALFEEKAIPLYLKSIELDPSYDKAHYNLAVSYLKINNLEKAMQEYEKTLEINPNYADVYVDYGMISIKGKDFDKAMEHYEKALEINPNCIAAYYQKGIVYAFQEKYDEALAQNKKVLELNPDHTNAQFNIAVVYHKKGDLERALQEYNKVIIIDRIYEDAYYNRGQVYASMGDTPKAYSDYISYSRIVKAKTGREAAAVALRGVDDEKVESFMVPSFKDWLLEYE
- a CDS encoding tetratricopeptide repeat protein, translating into MKKYAYVVVVFMVFFIMSCEKAADHVKIGDTLILEGKAEDAIEEYKKAIQIDADKAEVYYKLGEAYLKKEMLEDAVTVFRKAVEIRPDYVDAHKKLNETFGKIGVPLDEMTLCKNAIESNPKDIDARLRLGVLYLKLRNMESAFEQFKAVLEIVPYNAEAHFLLGVAYQDFNLLENAIPSYEKTIELKPGHEKAYYNLGIAYIATGEYDKALKHLLEAEALGPDNKDTYCNLGLVYYLKGMSDDATNYLKKALEIDPDMAEAHYFLGVLYASKNMYQEAIEENKKVIASNPDYVNAHFNLGTLYHKQELFEEAIAEYSKTISIDPGFADAYYNKGQALISLGKKADARDEYEKYRMVRKTERGSTSLLEFDSKMMGTLEQFEYNMEQMKKDIAKKETERTVLPEVAQ